One segment of Triticum aestivum cultivar Chinese Spring chromosome 2A, IWGSC CS RefSeq v2.1, whole genome shotgun sequence DNA contains the following:
- the LOC123187520 gene encoding DNA-directed RNA polymerases II, IV and V subunit 8B: protein MAEHLFEDIFHVTRIDPDGKKFDRVNRIEARSEQLEMYMQLDIATDVYPMHMGDKFTMVLAPTLNLDGTPDTGYYTQAGRKTLADKYDYVMHGKLYKISEDNSSKDKGPTKVEIYASFGGLLMLLKGDPSSAANLELDQRLFLLIRKV, encoded by the exons ATGGCCGAGcatctcttcgaggacatcttccACGTGACCAGGATCGACCCCGATGGCAAGAAGTTCGACAGAG TTAATCGCATTGAGGCTAGAAGTGAGCAGTTGGAGATGTACATGCAATTAGATATCGCAACCGATGTCTACCCAATGCATATGGGTGACAAGTTCACCATGGTTTTAGCTCCTACACTGAATCTGGACGGGACCCCAGACACTGGCTACTATACACAG GCTGGTAGGAAAACACTTGCTGACAAGTATGACTATGTCATGCATGGAAAGCTTTACAAGATTTCAGAGGACAATTCCAGCAAGGATAAAGGACCTACTAAAGT GGAGATCTATGCATCTTTTGGCGGCCTCCTGATGTTGCTCAAAGGCGATCCTTCAAGTGCTGCTAACCTCGAGCTGGATCAAAGGCTGTTCCTCCTCATCCGAAAGGTGTAA
- the LOC542964 gene encoding UDP-glucuronic acid decarboxylase 4 — MASSELTYRGQQAAAAAYGAHGAAESKPRTRQQLPQPLRYVLGEQRLVFSLVGMALATLLFLLLSPSTTTTTPSTSVAHLAAVGLASRQYQSGGGGRMAFEESGTGGRHGRVPLGLKRKGLRVVVTGGAGFVGSHLVDRLLARGDSVIVVDNFFTGRKENVAHHAGNPNFEMIRHDVVEPILLEVDQIYHLACPASPVHYKFNPVKTIKTNVVGTLNMLGLAKRVGARFLLTSTSEVYGDPLQHPQVETYWGNVNPIGVRSCYDEGKRTAETLTMDYHRGANLEVRIARIFNTYGPRMCIDDGRVVSNFVAQALRKEPLTVYGDGKQTRSFQYVSDLVEGLMKLMEGEHVGPFNLGNPGEFTMLELAKVVQDTIDPNARIEFRANTADDPHKRKPDITKAKELLGWEPKVALRNGLPLMVQDFRARIFGDQKQQQQPDGAE, encoded by the exons ATGGCGTCCTCCGAGCTCACCTACCGCGgccagcaggcggcggcggctgcctaCGGCGCGCACGGCGCGGCCGAGAGCAAGCCGCGGACCAGGCAGCAGCTGCCGCAGCCGCTCCGGTACGTGCTGGGCGAGCAGCGTCTCGTCTTCTCCCTGGTCGGCATGGCCCTCGccaccctcctcttcctcctcctctccccctccaccaccaccaccaccccgtcCACCAGCGTGGCGCACCTGGCGGCGGTGGGGCTGGCGTCGCGGCAGTACCAGTCGGGCGGCGGGGGACGGATGGCGTTCGAGGAGTCCGGCACCGGCGGGCGCCACGGCCGCGTGCCGCTGGGGCTGAAGCGCAAGGGCCTGCGGGTGGTGGTGACCGGCGGGGCCGGGTTCGTGGGCAGCCACCTGGTGGACCGGCTGCTGGCGCGCGGGGACAGCGTGATCGTGGTCGACAACTTCTTCACGGGGCGCAAGGAGAACGTGGCGCACCACGCCGGGAACCCCAACTTCGAGATGATCCGGCACGACGTCGTCGAGCCGATCCTGCTGGAGGTGGACCAGATCTACCACCTCGCCTGCCCGGCCTCCCCCGTGCACTACAAGTTCAACCCCGTCAAGACCATCAAGACCAACGTGGTGGGCACGCTCAACATGCTCGGCCTCGCCAAGCGCGTCGGCGCGCGCTTCCTCCTCACCAGCACCAGCGAGGTCTACGGCGACCCCCTCCAGCACCCCCAGGTCGAGACCTACTGGGGCAACGTCAACCCCATCG GCGTGCGGAGTTGCTACGACGAGGGCAAGAGGACGGCGGAGACGCTGACCATGGACTACCACCGCGGCGCCAACCTCGAG GTGAGGATCGCTCGGATCTTCAACACCTACGGGCCGCGCATGTGCATCGACGATGGCCGGGTCGTCAGCAACTTCGTCGCTCAG GCGCTGAGGAAGGAGCCCCTGACGGTGTACGGCGACGGCAAGCAGACGAGGAGCTTCCAGTACGTCTCCGATCTG GTGGAGGGTCTGATGAAGCTGATGGAGGGGGAGCACGTGGGGCCCTTCAACCTGGGGAACCCGGGGGAGTTCACCATGCTGGAGCTGGCCAAGGTGGTGCAGGACACCATCGACCCCAACGCGCGCATCGAGTTCCGGGCAAACACCGCCGACGACCCGCACAAGCGCAAGCCCGACATCACCAAGGCCAAGGAGCTGCTCGGGTGGGAGCCCAAGGTGGCGCTCCGGAACGGCCTCCCGCTCATGGTCCAGGACTTCCGCGCCCGCATCTTCGGCGaccagaagcagcagcagcaacccgaCGGCGCCGAGTAG